TAAACAATCagaaaatgataataaaCAGCTTGGTCATCTACAACTAATCGGGAAAGATGGATCAAAGAACGAAAATGACTTTATTAATATGGTTAAGCAAAAGTTATCGTTTCTCAACACGAAGGTGTACTTAAGAAAAGGAGAGATAGAAATCCTAAGTAACCCATCAGAGTTTTACTCTACGTTAAAAGATAAGATATCTGGGGCTAAAAAGAGAGTATTTATGGCTTCTCTATACTTGGGGAAATCAGAAAGTGAATTAATTTCTTGCATTTCAGACTCTTTAAGGAAGAACGGCAACCTTAAGGTGTATTTTATGGTTGATGGTCTAAGGGGAACTAGGGAAACGCCTAATCAATGTTCAGCTTCTCTTTTAGCtcaattggaaaaagagTTTGGTGACAGAGTTGACATAAGGTTATATAGGACACCTGAATTTACAGGATTGAAAACTCTCATTCCAAAAAGATTTAATGAAGGGTTGGGTCTACAGCATATGAAAATATATGGATTTGACGATGAAGTCATTTTAAGTGGTGCTAACTTATCGAACGATTATTTTACTAATAGACAAGATAGATACTACgttttcaaaaacaagtACTTATCTGAGTATTATTTTAAAGTTCATGAATTGATTAGCAAAGTCAGTTATAGGGTTCGCTATTCTAATAATGAGCAGAAATTTGAAATGAAGTGGCCCGAGTCTAACATTGCCATTGAACCtatgaaaaataaacatGAATTCATAAAACAATGTAGTGGAGTCTTCGGAACGTTTTTGAAAGGTCAACCATCAATGGGTAACGGCCACCTGATCAATGATTTCTCACAATATCCTACCATTGTTTATCCAGTTTCACAATTTACTCCTTTATTTCATAAACATAATGACCTTTCTACCGAGAAACCAGGTAttctttccattctttCCTGCATATCAAATCCTATGAATAAGTGGACGTTTACCGCAGGTTACTTCAATATGTTACCAGAAATTAAAGAACGTCTATTAGCTTCTCCGTCAGTAGATGGGAAGGTAATAACAGCCTCACCATACGCCAATGGTTTTTTCAAATCATCAGGTATATCTAAGCATCTTCCAGACGCGTATCtatatctttcaaaaacctttttgaaagatgtCCATAACTATGGGAAGGATAATCATATAAAATTAAGAGAGTGGAGATATGGGACGGTAAACCAGCCAAACGGTTGGTCCTACCACGCAAAGGGGTTGTGGATATCTGACCACAACAATGACTCAAGGCCCTGCTTAACCATAGTAGGATCATCTAACTACACAAGAAGGGCTTATTCGCTTGATATTGAAACTAATGCCATTGTCTTAACTAAAGATGATGAACTGAAGACAGCTATGCAAGCTGAAGTGGAcaatatattgaaaaatacaacaGAAGTTACCTTAGATGTTTTTAAGAATGACGAAGACAGAAAAATCAGTCCAGGCGTAAAGCTTGCCACTAAGATTCTTGGAGGGAGATTGTGAAAATCTAGCATCTTTTATTACTTTAGTGGAATGTTTATGATTTAAAAATATGAAGGCTAAgttattaatattaagTGAATCGCGTTTTCCAAGTTTTAAATTATCATGAATGTATCATGATCCCCTTGGTAAATACGGACTTCTATTGGCATATATGAAATGTGATTGGTATAAAAGTAGTATCACAGAAATTGCTTGACACATGAAGACGAAGAGTGGGTATGAATTCCAAGGAATTAAATAGAACTGCGATTTATCTGGAAACCCTATATAATGACTTAGGATTCCAATCACAGATGACAAAAGACTAATCAGCACGAACTTGGACGAAACACCCATAGTGCACATACCCATCCAGTTTAAAGATAATTGTGGTACATATTTCACACATTGAAACGCTTGGGCGTTTACCCATATATAGTTGAGGTGCTCTAGATAAAATACACCAAATTTACCCATATTCTTATCCGGGAGATAAAAAGTGGAGCATGCAAATGTAAAAACATGGAATACAGCACCTAGAATTAATAGGAATGTAAATAGTGCCGAGAATCCTTGGTAGGTGTGTTTTGTTCCTCTATATCTGAAAAGTTGCGTCAGGGCCTTATAATTCACTAATAGAACAATCACTTCTCCTACAAGCAATGGAACTGATATCGCAACGCTATCGCCGTCCATAGGGTAGAATAAAGGGAATCTGTCAGCCAGTTGACTTCTGATCAATGGCGAAAACTCATACTGTAAAGTAACGTATAACATCATTATCCGCGATATTATGTCAAAACCATAAAGGTCATAAGACAAACCATAAATTGACCTGTGACGTCTGTTATATTTTGTTTGACAGCTTACTCCAATGGC
The Kluyveromyces marxianus DMKU3-1042 DNA, complete genome, chromosome 1 DNA segment above includes these coding regions:
- the PGS1 gene encoding CDP-diacylglycerol--glycerol-3-phosphate 3-phosphatidyltransferase translates to MFRKIQSGSFKFNRIPVWSAVLKPKVDAGARFSMATVTKQSENDNKQLGHLQLIGKDGSKNENDFINMVKQKLSFLNTKVYLRKGEIEILSNPSEFYSTLKDKISGAKKRVFMASLYLGKSESELISCISDSLRKNGNLKVYFMVDGLRGTRETPNQCSASLLAQLEKEFGDRVDIRLYRTPEFTGLKTLIPKRFNEGLGLQHMKIYGFDDEVILSGANLSNDYFTNRQDRYYVFKNKYLSEYYFKVHELISKVSYRVRYSNNEQKFEMKWPESNIAIEPMKNKHEFIKQCSGVFGTFLKGQPSMGNGHLINDFSQYPTIVYPVSQFTPLFHKHNDLSTEKPGILSILSCISNPMNKWTFTAGYFNMLPEIKERLLASPSVDGKVITASPYANGFFKSSGISKHLPDAYLYLSKTFLKDVHNYGKDNHIKLREWRYGTVNQPNGWSYHAKGLWISDHNNDSRPCLTIVGSSNYTRRAYSLDIETNAIVLTKDDELKTAMQAEVDNILKNTTEVTLDVFKNDEDRKISPGVKLATKILGGRL